In one Nicotiana sylvestris chromosome 8, ASM39365v2, whole genome shotgun sequence genomic region, the following are encoded:
- the LOC138875974 gene encoding uncharacterized protein: MFEEMIKKNTDSDAQLASHNTSIHNLEVQFGQISQALNTRPKGALPSDMVVNPKGGNNTGHAMAVTTRSGRGGVVSTSNPRKVVSDDVLVQDDDEPSNHLQVNIENMNDEVRVDIDDNVDETQNDVNPSREHVIDIPEMVVLKAKDPLPRPPPPYPQSLAKQNNENQLKKFIDMMKSLSINVPLVEALEQMPGYAKFMKDLVTKKRSMHCETIKMPHQVSAIVHFMALKLEDPGAFTIPCTIGSVDFAKALCDLGASINLMPYSVFKKLGNGKPRTTSMRHKCCDKCGSPLEAVLLNRDVDEKEGLVKYVNALQGMGSYTYQPRKLSLDLENRKTPPTKPSIEEPPTLELKPLPSHLR; encoded by the exons ATGTTTGAGGAAATGATAAAGAAAAACACCGACTCTGATGCCCAATTGGCCTCCCACAATACTTCCATCCACAACTTGGAAGTCcaatttggccaaatttctcaagctttgaatactcgccctaagggggcactaccaagtgatatggtagtaaacccaaagggtgggaacaatacggGCCATGCAATGGCGGTGACTACAAGAAGTGGTCGGGGTGGAGTTGTTAGTACCTCTAATCCAAGAAAGGTTGTGAGTGATGATGTGTTAGTGCAAGATGATGATGAACCAAGCAATCATTTGCAAGTGAATATTGAGAATATGAATGATGAAGTGAGGGTAGACATTGATGACAACGTGGATGAgacccaaaatgatgtgaacccgtctagggaacacgtgatagacATACCGGAAATGGTAGTGCTCAAAGCCAAGGATcccttgccaaggcctcctccaccataTCCTCAAAGTCTCGCAAAGCAAAACAATGAGAATCAGTTGAAGaaattcattgatatgatgaaaagtttgtccataaatgtgcctttggttgaagctctagaacaaatgccggggtatgccaagttcatgaaagacttggtaacaaagaagagatcCATGCATTGTGAAACGATCAAAATGCcgcatcaagtgagtgccattgtACATTTCATGGCTCTAAAGCTAGAAGACCCCGGTGCCTTTACAATCCCGTGCACTATTGGTAGTGTCGATTTTGCCAAAGCTTTGTGCGACTTGGGGGCAAGCATTAACTTGATGCCATATTCCGTGTTTAAGAAATTGGGGAATGGGAAACCAAGGACCACatccatgag ACACAAGTGTTGTGATAAATGTGGAAGCCCATTGGAAGCTGTGTTGTTGAATCGTGATGTGGATGAGAAGGAAGGCTTGGTTAAATATGTCAatgctttgcaaggaatgggttcATATACATATCAGCCTCGGAAACTTTCCTTGGACCTTGAGAaccggaagactccaccaacaaagccctcaattgaggagcctcccacattggagttgaagcctttgccttcacacctcag gtag